Proteins found in one Sporosarcina jeotgali genomic segment:
- a CDS encoding D-alanine--D-alanine ligase has translation MKKKLGLVYGGKSAEHEVSLSTARAAAQAINFDTYEVMPIYITPEGEWRTGTSLTAPVDTIEELRLDGQGSSEPDSIAQFLQLENKPDVILPLLHGTNGEDGTVQGLFEVMNIPYAGNGVLASSAGMDKVVMKQLFAQVGLAQVPYVHFIRSEWEKEEARLLDAAEQTLQYPVFVKPANLGSSVGISKADNRESLKQAIAFALKFDRKIIVEQGVTAREIEMGVLGNDEPACSVPGEIKPVAAFYDYEAKYQDGNTELVIPAHIPVDVATHMKDMAYRAFKVLDCAGLVRADFFVTESDEVLINEVNTMPGFTPTSMFPLLWQHTGVSYPELIDRLIELAIARHAEKQQIQYTMD, from the coding sequence ATGAAAAAAAAGCTAGGGTTAGTCTACGGAGGAAAATCAGCAGAACACGAAGTATCCTTATCTACTGCACGCGCTGCTGCACAGGCTATCAATTTTGACACGTACGAAGTGATGCCGATTTACATAACGCCTGAAGGAGAGTGGCGTACCGGCACATCACTTACGGCACCTGTGGATACCATTGAGGAATTGCGTTTGGACGGTCAGGGCAGCAGTGAGCCTGACAGCATTGCCCAATTCCTTCAACTTGAAAATAAGCCGGACGTCATCTTGCCATTATTGCATGGTACGAATGGGGAAGACGGCACAGTTCAAGGCTTATTCGAGGTCATGAATATCCCATACGCGGGAAATGGCGTCCTCGCATCTTCCGCGGGGATGGATAAAGTCGTCATGAAACAGCTGTTTGCCCAAGTGGGTCTAGCGCAAGTACCTTATGTCCACTTCATACGTTCGGAGTGGGAAAAAGAAGAAGCACGGCTGTTGGACGCTGCAGAACAAACACTTCAATACCCTGTGTTTGTAAAACCAGCGAACTTGGGCTCAAGTGTGGGGATCAGCAAAGCGGACAATCGGGAAAGTTTGAAACAAGCGATTGCATTTGCATTGAAATTCGACCGGAAAATCATTGTAGAGCAAGGCGTCACTGCGCGGGAAATTGAAATGGGTGTGCTCGGAAACGATGAGCCTGCGTGTTCCGTTCCAGGGGAAATCAAGCCTGTTGCGGCATTTTATGACTACGAAGCAAAATACCAAGATGGTAACACGGAATTAGTCATTCCAGCGCATATCCCTGTGGACGTCGCAACCCATATGAAAGACATGGCATACCGCGCATTTAAAGTACTCGACTGTGCAGGACTTGTTCGCGCAGATTTCTTTGTAACAGAAAGCGATGAAGTGCTGATCAATGAAGTTAACACGATGCCTGGATTTACACCGACGAGTATGTTCCCGCTGCTTTGGCAGCATACTGGCGTCAGTTATCCAGAATTGATTGACCGACTAATTGAATTGGCCATTGCGCGTCATGCAGAAAAACAACAGATACAATACACAATGGATTGA
- a CDS encoding FtsW/RodA/SpoVE family cell cycle protein, whose translation MKLSTKWTDRFDWTLAFYLLCFCIVSLTAIGSAQNSGQYNTNFIPLQIRWYVLGAFIVFVMIQLEPQQYKKLAWPLYGFGIFLLVFLMLAPGGQDQIAETRLGAKRWLHLPVIGTIQPSEFIKTFFILGLARAVSVHHERYPVKSLKIDLMLLGKIGLMLLVPLAFILKQPDLGTSLVFIAITVAVVIVSGISWKLLTPLIAVGATLGAALLWMAIYAQDFLQKLGFDPYQFKRVYSWLDPYSYPGEEGYNLIQAMTAIGSGEFTGKGFKESIVYIPENHTDFIISVIGEEWGFIGTSLLITLFFVFIYHLTKIALTLKDTFSVYVTAGVIAMIAFHVLENIGMNIQLLPITGIPLPFISYGGSSLFSNMFAIGLVFSMRFHQQNYLFETEDE comes from the coding sequence TTGAAACTTTCAACCAAGTGGACAGATCGATTTGACTGGACACTTGCCTTTTATCTTTTATGTTTTTGCATCGTCAGTTTGACGGCGATTGGCTCAGCCCAAAACTCCGGACAGTACAATACAAATTTCATTCCCTTGCAAATCCGCTGGTATGTTCTTGGTGCATTCATAGTCTTTGTAATGATCCAGCTCGAACCGCAGCAATATAAAAAATTGGCATGGCCCCTTTATGGTTTCGGAATCTTCTTGCTGGTATTTCTAATGCTGGCACCGGGCGGACAAGACCAAATTGCCGAAACCCGTTTAGGTGCAAAGCGCTGGCTGCATTTACCTGTCATCGGAACCATTCAGCCTTCAGAGTTCATCAAAACGTTTTTCATCCTCGGATTAGCTCGTGCAGTTAGTGTTCATCATGAACGCTATCCAGTTAAGTCGCTTAAGATAGATCTGATGCTGCTTGGTAAAATCGGCCTGATGCTGCTAGTTCCGCTTGCTTTCATATTGAAACAGCCTGATTTAGGGACGTCTCTTGTATTCATCGCGATTACGGTAGCTGTTGTCATTGTGTCCGGAATCTCTTGGAAATTGCTCACCCCGTTAATCGCTGTCGGCGCGACACTTGGTGCAGCACTTTTATGGATGGCAATTTATGCACAAGATTTTTTGCAAAAGCTTGGTTTTGACCCCTATCAATTTAAGCGTGTCTATTCGTGGCTGGATCCTTATTCGTATCCAGGGGAAGAAGGATATAACCTGATTCAGGCGATGACTGCAATTGGTTCTGGGGAGTTCACTGGAAAAGGATTTAAAGAGAGCATCGTCTATATTCCCGAAAACCACACAGACTTCATCATCAGTGTGATTGGAGAAGAGTGGGGGTTTATCGGCACAAGCTTACTGATCACACTATTTTTCGTCTTCATTTACCATTTAACTAAAATTGCATTAACTCTTAAAGATACGTTCAGTGTATATGTGACAGCCGGTGTTATTGCAATGATTGCTTTCCATGTATTAGAGAATATCGGAATGAATATCCAGCTGCTGCCGATAACAGGAATCCCTCTTCCTTTCATCAGTTATGGAGGAAGCTCATTGTTTAGTAATATGTTTGCGATTGGCTTGGTTTTCAGCATGCGCTTCCACCAGCAAAATTACTTATTTGAAACAGAAGACGAGTAA
- a CDS encoding UDP-N-acetylmuramoyl-tripeptide--D-alanyl-D-alanine ligase yields MKRKLTELASWLEASGQLLEDITVTGATIDSRNIKKGELFIPFRGEHANGHAYVRSAFENGAAASLWLSDEPNPPEDIPLLFVEDAEIALQQLARSYREQLTCKVIGVTGSNGKTSTKDLLASVLGEEFTVRKTEGNFNNELGMPLTILALEEETEVAVLEMGMSGFGEISFLSKLAKPDIAIITNIGEAHMQDLGSREGIAKAKFEIIEGLSQNGTFYYDGDEPLLTALVNQHPELDAHAFGCGDACDLSAKDIQVTEQGSRFTVSGQIEGHFVIPVYGEHQVKNALAAMLVAKKLGMTEDAIRSALLNAVLTPMRMQPVTAKSGALFINDAYNAAPTSLRAALTFIGQTELRHDKWVVLGDMLELGQDERHFHESVADQLANLQLKGIALYGPRMHWLYDELLARKTDVELIWTENDYAPIVGKLLESINDQSIILLKGSRGMALENVLKGVLETEA; encoded by the coding sequence ATGAAACGAAAACTGACTGAACTGGCAAGCTGGCTGGAGGCTTCTGGCCAATTATTAGAAGATATCACGGTGACAGGTGCAACTATTGACTCGAGGAATATCAAAAAAGGAGAGTTGTTCATCCCATTCCGTGGCGAACATGCGAATGGGCACGCGTATGTCCGTTCAGCGTTTGAAAACGGTGCAGCCGCATCCCTTTGGCTGTCAGATGAACCAAATCCGCCTGAAGACATTCCGCTCCTATTTGTGGAAGATGCAGAGATTGCGTTGCAGCAGCTGGCTCGGAGCTATCGTGAACAGCTCACATGCAAAGTGATTGGTGTGACAGGTTCGAACGGGAAGACATCGACAAAGGATTTGCTTGCAAGTGTGCTGGGTGAAGAATTTACGGTCCGTAAAACAGAAGGGAATTTCAACAACGAACTCGGTATGCCGTTGACGATTCTAGCCCTAGAAGAAGAGACGGAAGTGGCGGTTCTCGAAATGGGAATGAGCGGTTTCGGAGAGATTTCATTTCTTTCTAAATTAGCAAAGCCTGATATAGCGATCATCACAAATATCGGTGAAGCCCACATGCAAGATCTTGGCAGCCGGGAAGGAATTGCGAAGGCGAAATTTGAAATTATAGAAGGACTTTCACAGAATGGAACGTTTTACTATGACGGCGACGAGCCGCTTTTGACAGCCTTAGTAAATCAACATCCGGAACTCGATGCGCATGCATTCGGCTGCGGAGATGCGTGTGACTTGTCGGCAAAAGATATCCAAGTGACTGAACAAGGCAGTCGATTTACGGTTTCAGGTCAAATCGAGGGTCATTTTGTTATCCCGGTCTACGGAGAGCACCAAGTGAAAAATGCACTGGCTGCAATGCTTGTGGCTAAAAAGCTCGGCATGACGGAAGATGCAATACGGAGTGCTCTGCTGAATGCGGTATTAACACCGATGCGCATGCAGCCTGTAACAGCAAAAAGCGGAGCATTGTTCATCAATGATGCCTACAATGCCGCTCCTACGTCGCTGCGTGCAGCATTGACATTCATTGGCCAAACAGAACTCCGTCATGATAAGTGGGTAGTACTGGGCGATATGCTGGAACTTGGACAAGATGAACGACATTTCCATGAATCAGTTGCTGACCAGCTTGCCAACCTACAGTTGAAGGGAATAGCCTTATACGGACCTAGAATGCATTGGTTATATGACGAACTTCTGGCACGGAAAACAGATGTGGAACTAATTT